The sequence TGCGAGGCGTCGGGTGACGATGTCTTGTCGCACGCCAGCAGACTGGCTGCCAGCACGGCCAGCAGCCCCCATTGCAGATACCGCCACGCCCGGCGCATCACAGCGTAATGCCCTGCTCGGCTTGCGCACCCGGCTTGTTCGGGTCCATATCCAGCCGTTTACGCGCCGTGTCGATCTGAGCCTTGATAAGACGGTTGTTCTCCGCCATGGTGGCGAGCGCCTGGGTGCGATAGTTGTCCATGGTGTCCATCGCCTTGAAGGTCTGGTCAAACATGGTTTGCAGGGTTTTCACCCCCAGCGCCGGGTCCTGGGCAAAGCGGGTGGTCATGTTGACGTGCTCGTTCAGGGCCACCCCGGTATGCACGATCAAGTCTTCAATGGTCTTCTGGGTAGCCTGCACCATCTCCATGGTCTTCTGCTGGCGATCGGTCGCACGCGCCAGCGTCACCGCTACGGTGAGTGCGGCACGGCCAATGGTCGCCATGCGGTCGCAAGCATTCACCACCTCACGCCCGGTCTTCTTCAGCTCACCCAATACCGCGTAGGCATTGATGGACAGCGCTTGCGAGGTTTGCACATCCGCCAGGTTCTGGCGGATATAGAACAGCACTTCCTGCTCCAGCACCTTGGCGCGGTCGGCGTCATTCGGTTTGATACGGTCGATCTCGGCGCTCATCCGCTCGTCCAGCGAGCGGATGAAGAAAGCCACCCCTTCCAGCTTTTCCAGCGCCGCCCACATTTGCTGGCGCGCCACATCCAGCTCGGCAATGTCTCCCCGGATGGCATCCTTGGCCTCCAGCAACTGCTCGGTCAACTTGGTGATCTGCTCACCTGCCCCCTGATAACGGCGCAGATAGGCATTCAGCTTCTTAGCAAACGGAATCGGGATGCCGAGGAAACGGGTCGGGGCGAACAGGTCACCCTGGCGAGCCGGGTTCAGGTCATCAAACAAGCCGCGCAGCTCCAGCAGCGCCTTGGAGGCAGGGTCATCTTCC is a genomic window of Leeia aquatica containing:
- a CDS encoding toxic anion resistance protein; amino-acid sequence: MTVETQTAAAPVIQAIPEFNLPTLQLEPPEVIQPVKPEQTPGAVKLPDEMQARIKEQLDGFMQALLSGDPKTPEFQSQLDKAFSVGRKEIETATTLSNSFTERNLIGLEDDPASKALLELRGLFDDLNPARQGDLFAPTRFLGIPIPFAKKLNAYLRRYQGAGEQITKLTEQLLEAKDAIRGDIAELDVARQQMWAALEKLEGVAFFIRSLDERMSAEIDRIKPNDADRAKVLEQEVLFYIRQNLADVQTSQALSINAYAVLGELKKTGREVVNACDRMATIGRAALTVAVTLARATDRQQKTMEMVQATQKTIEDLIVHTGVALNEHVNMTTRFAQDPALGVKTLQTMFDQTFKAMDTMDNYRTQALATMAENNRLIKAQIDTARKRLDMDPNKPGAQAEQGITL